One part of the Gammaproteobacteria bacterium genome encodes these proteins:
- a CDS encoding MarC family protein — MPRTRSDPGGVAVALFLSLWIKLFFVLTPFFGLTMFLSMTEGYDAGRRRRLALAVSLAVAVLCLVLFFAGQQIFSLFGITLDAFRIGAGVLLMLSAIALVQGRTGAADAAREGDVAVVPLAMPIIVGPATTGTLLVLGAELDTLAAKMIGSLALLLAVACVAAILLAGSYIQRCLGVRGISILSKLTGLILAALAAQMIMTGIQGFIGVA, encoded by the coding sequence ATACCAAGGACGAGAAGTGATCCGGGCGGGGTCGCCGTGGCGCTGTTCCTGAGTCTCTGGATCAAGCTGTTCTTCGTGCTGACGCCGTTCTTCGGCCTCACGATGTTCCTCAGCATGACCGAGGGCTACGACGCGGGACGCCGGCGCCGGCTCGCGCTGGCAGTCTCCTTGGCGGTGGCGGTGCTGTGTCTGGTGCTGTTCTTCGCCGGTCAGCAGATCTTCTCCCTGTTCGGCATCACGCTGGATGCCTTCCGCATCGGCGCTGGCGTGCTGCTGATGCTGTCGGCCATCGCGCTGGTCCAGGGTCGTACCGGCGCGGCGGATGCGGCCCGCGAAGGCGATGTCGCCGTGGTCCCGCTGGCGATGCCGATCATCGTCGGGCCGGCCACCACCGGCACGCTGCTGGTCCTGGGCGCGGAACTGGACACGCTGGCGGCCAAAATGATCGGCAGCCTGGCGCTGCTGCTCGCGGTGGCCTGCGTCGCCGCCATCCTGCTCGCCGGTTCCTATATCCAGCGCTGTCTGGGTGTCCGCGGCATCTCGATCCTGAGCAAGCTGACCGGGCTGATCCTGGCGGCGCTGGCCGCCCAGATGATCATGACGGGGATCCAGGGTTTCATCGGTGTTGCGTGA
- a CDS encoding nuclear transport factor 2 family protein translates to MNETITLIEKYYAAFNAGDMDTFLGLLTDDVVHDINQGARETGKAAFRAFMGRMNGAYKERLTDIVVMAGANGARAAAEFVVLGEYLRGEPGLPPAHGQKYRLPAGAFFEVRGGKVARVTNYYNLQDWIAQVA, encoded by the coding sequence ATGAACGAGACGATCACTCTTATCGAGAAATACTACGCCGCCTTCAATGCCGGTGACATGGATACCTTCCTCGGCCTGCTGACTGACGATGTCGTGCACGACATCAACCAGGGCGCACGTGAGACCGGCAAGGCGGCCTTCCGCGCCTTCATGGGGCGCATGAACGGCGCCTACAAGGAACGCCTGACCGATATCGTCGTGATGGCCGGCGCCAATGGCGCGCGCGCCGCCGCCGAGTTCGTCGTGCTGGGCGAATACCTGCGTGGCGAACCGGGCCTGCCGCCGGCGCACGGACAGAAATATCGCCTGCCCGCGGGCGCCTTTTTCGAGGTGCGCGGGGGCAAGGTCGCACGCGTGACCAACTATTACAACCTGCAGGACTGGATCGCGCAGGTCGCCTGA
- a CDS encoding aspartate carbamoyltransferase, which translates to MLSVACPAQAAEPASGQRLDEVAGRGAQVMPFSLERTTHVFTKTDRGGVQQVLAKDDGDQAQIALIREHLSKIAREFRRGNFSDPAWIHGDGMPGLAALRVARPGEIEIIYKELPAGAEIDYSSGDAKLVTAIHEWFDAQLSDHAHHAVPGHDHHPQFQH; encoded by the coding sequence ATGCTGTCGGTGGCGTGTCCAGCGCAGGCGGCGGAACCGGCTTCCGGGCAAAGGCTCGATGAGGTCGCCGGGCGCGGCGCGCAGGTCATGCCGTTCAGCCTGGAGCGGACGACGCATGTGTTCACGAAAACGGATCGGGGCGGTGTGCAGCAGGTGCTGGCCAAGGATGACGGCGATCAGGCGCAGATCGCGCTGATACGCGAACACCTGTCGAAGATCGCGCGGGAATTCCGTCGGGGCAATTTCTCCGATCCGGCCTGGATCCATGGCGACGGGATGCCTGGGCTGGCGGCGCTGAGGGTGGCGCGGCCGGGCGAGATTGAGATTATATATAAGGAACTGCCCGCTGGCGCCGAGATCGACTATTCATCCGGCGACGCAAAGCTGGTCACCGCCATCCACGAGTGGTTCGATGCTCAGCTCAGCGATCATGCCCACCATGCCGTTCCGGGGCATGACCATCATCCGCAATTTCAGCACTGA
- a CDS encoding cytochrome b/b6 domain-containing protein, with translation MSELKVYPVWDAGTRWFHWINVLCVLALAGIGLTILNAGGLGVTNDGKAALKTLHVWVGYVFALNLLWRFAWAFLGNRYARWRAILPGGRGYFEALRRYVAAFRAGRPEPYVGHNPAGRLGVAVLLLLLAVMALTGLVLAGTDLFYPPLGHWIAQWVAAPGVDPATLKPYAPAMYDEAIYKEMRAWRKPFGSVHLYGFYALLVVVVVHVASVIATEVKEGGNLISALFTGRKILGGRPVDDVRDRNG, from the coding sequence ATGTCCGAATTGAAGGTCTATCCGGTTTGGGATGCCGGCACGCGCTGGTTTCACTGGATCAACGTGCTCTGCGTCCTCGCGCTGGCGGGGATCGGCCTCACGATCCTGAACGCGGGCGGCCTCGGGGTTACCAACGACGGCAAGGCCGCCCTGAAGACCCTTCACGTCTGGGTCGGCTATGTCTTCGCGCTGAATCTGCTCTGGCGTTTCGCCTGGGCCTTTCTCGGCAACCGCTATGCCCGCTGGCGCGCGATCCTGCCCGGGGGCAGGGGGTACTTCGAAGCGCTGCGCCGCTATGTCGCGGCCTTCCGCGCCGGCCGGCCGGAACCGTATGTGGGACACAACCCCGCCGGCCGGCTGGGGGTTGCCGTTTTGCTTCTGCTCCTGGCGGTCATGGCGCTGACCGGCCTGGTTCTGGCCGGAACGGACCTGTTCTATCCGCCGCTGGGGCACTGGATCGCGCAATGGGTGGCGGCGCCGGGGGTGGACCCCGCGACGCTGAAGCCCTACGCGCCCGCGATGTACGACGAGGCGATCTACAAGGAGATGCGCGCCTGGCGCAAGCCGTTCGGGTCGGTGCATCTGTACGGTTTTTACGCCCTTCTGGTGGTCGTGGTCGTGCACGTGGCATCGGTGATCGCGACGGAGGTGAAGGAGGGCGGCAACCTCATTTCCGCGCTGTTCACCGGCCGCAAGATACTCGGCGGTCGTCCCGTTGACGACGTGCGCGACAGGAACGGCTGA
- a CDS encoding TerC family protein yields MIELLSDPNAWIAFVTLTALELVLGIDNIIFISILVDKLPEAQRALARRLGLFFAMFTRIGLLFLLAWIVGLTAPLFTVFAEEISGRDLILISGGLFLLWKSTMEIHQLLEGEPGHTSSAVRATFGAVIVQIAIIDIVFSLDSIITAVGMVDHVEIMVAAVVASVALMMFFAGPISRIVSAHPTIKVLALAFLFVIGVVLVADGFDHHIPKGYVYFAMAFAVAVEAINLRVRKRAAKPVELHEPYTKDEK; encoded by the coding sequence ATGATCGAGCTGTTGTCCGACCCGAACGCCTGGATCGCCTTCGTTACGCTGACCGCCCTCGAGCTGGTGCTCGGGATCGACAACATCATCTTCATCTCCATCCTGGTGGACAAGCTGCCGGAGGCGCAGCGCGCGCTGGCGCGCCGGCTCGGGCTGTTCTTCGCCATGTTCACGCGCATCGGCCTGCTGTTCCTGCTGGCGTGGATCGTTGGGCTGACGGCGCCGCTGTTCACGGTCTTCGCGGAAGAGATCTCGGGCCGCGACCTGATCCTGATCAGCGGCGGCCTGTTCCTGCTGTGGAAGAGCACGATGGAGATCCACCAGCTGCTGGAGGGCGAGCCGGGGCATACCTCCTCGGCGGTGCGCGCCACCTTCGGGGCCGTCATCGTGCAGATCGCGATCATCGACATCGTCTTCTCGCTCGACTCGATCATCACCGCCGTGGGCATGGTCGATCACGTGGAGATCATGGTCGCGGCGGTCGTGGCCTCGGTCGCGCTGATGATGTTCTTCGCCGGTCCGATCAGCCGGATCGTCTCGGCGCACCCGACCATCAAGGTGCTGGCGCTCGCCTTCCTGTTCGTCATCGGCGTGGTGCTGGTCGCCGACGGCTTCGATCACCACATCCCGAAGGGTTACGTCTACTTCGCCATGGCCTTCGCGGTCGCGGTGGAGGCCATCAACCTGCGCGTGCGCAAGCGTGCGGCGAAACCGGTGGAACTGCACGAGCCCTATACCAAGGACGAGAAGTGA
- a CDS encoding SDR family oxidoreductase — translation MDLGLTGKRALVTGSTAGIGFATARALASEGAQVTVNGRTEARVRGAVERLQDEFPGALVEGIAADLGGAAGCRALIDRLPEVDVLVNNLGIFEPKPFEQIPDEDWLRFFEINVLSGVRLARQYLHGMRSRNWGRIVFVSSESGLQISVEMIHYGVTKTAQLAVARGLAESLAGTAVTVNSVLPGPTASEGVGEFVARMAASRNVDAATLEREFFQTGRPSSILKRFTTPDEVAAMVVYVCSARASATTGAALRVDGGVVRAIA, via the coding sequence ATGGATCTCGGCTTGACGGGCAAGCGTGCCCTGGTGACGGGCTCGACGGCAGGCATAGGGTTCGCGACGGCGCGCGCGCTGGCGTCCGAGGGTGCGCAGGTGACGGTGAACGGGCGGACGGAGGCGCGCGTCCGGGGCGCGGTGGAACGGCTGCAGGACGAGTTCCCCGGGGCCTTGGTCGAAGGTATCGCGGCGGACCTCGGGGGCGCGGCCGGCTGCCGTGCCCTGATCGACCGGCTGCCGGAGGTCGACGTGCTGGTCAACAATCTCGGCATCTTTGAGCCGAAGCCGTTCGAGCAGATCCCCGACGAGGACTGGCTGCGCTTTTTCGAGATCAATGTGCTGAGCGGTGTCCGGCTGGCGCGGCAGTATCTGCACGGCATGCGTTCCCGCAACTGGGGCCGCATCGTCTTCGTGTCGAGCGAGTCCGGGTTGCAGATTTCCGTAGAAATGATCCACTACGGCGTCACCAAGACCGCGCAACTCGCCGTTGCGCGCGGCCTGGCCGAAAGCCTCGCCGGTACCGCGGTGACCGTCAACAGCGTATTGCCCGGGCCGACCGCGTCCGAGGGCGTCGGGGAATTCGTCGCGCGCATGGCGGCCTCGCGCAATGTGGACGCCGCCACGTTGGAACGCGAATTCTTCCAGACCGGGCGGCCATCCTCCATCCTCAAACGTTTCACCACTCCGGATGAAGTGGCCGCGATGGTCGTCTACGTCTGTAGCGCCCGTGCCTCCGCGACGACCGGTGCGGCGCTCCGCGTCGACGGCGGCGTCGTGCGCGCGATCGCCTAG
- a CDS encoding alkylphosphonate utilization protein: MSNLPKCPQCHSEYTYEDAGMYICPECAHEWSPQAAAETVEEKRVVRDAFGNELKDGDAVTVIKDLKVKGSSTVVKVGTKVKNIRLVDGDHDIDCRIDGIGAMGLKSEFVKKA, from the coding sequence ATGAGTAATCTACCCAAATGCCCCCAATGCCATTCCGAGTACACCTATGAAGACGCGGGCATGTACATCTGCCCCGAATGCGCCCATGAATGGTCGCCGCAGGCCGCGGCGGAGACGGTTGAGGAGAAGCGCGTCGTGCGCGACGCTTTCGGAAACGAGCTGAAGGACGGCGACGCGGTGACGGTGATCAAGGACCTGAAGGTCAAGGGTTCGTCCACCGTGGTCAAGGTCGGGACCAAGGTGAAGAACATCCGCCTGGTCGACGGTGACCACGACATCGACTGCCGCATCGACGGCATCGGCGCGATGGGCCTGAAGTCTGAGTTCGTGAAGAAGGCCTAG
- a CDS encoding YeeE/YedE family protein → MSGVCKYPKFYGCLFVLAGGLMAGFGLSLSGMVRPEVVLSFLRFEDLGLLLVLGGAAGTALLAYQLAPRLLRKPLAAPVFSIYSSVMNARTLGGAAIFGVGWGICGVCPGPAIAGLGAGDGALLFSLFGMLAGAFVQGRYFGEYPLEGARHRG, encoded by the coding sequence ATGAGCGGCGTGTGCAAATACCCGAAGTTTTACGGCTGCCTGTTCGTGCTCGCCGGCGGCCTGATGGCGGGCTTCGGGCTCAGCCTGTCGGGTATGGTGCGCCCCGAGGTCGTCCTGAGCTTCCTGCGTTTCGAGGACCTGGGCCTGCTGCTGGTGCTGGGCGGGGCCGCCGGCACGGCGCTGCTGGCCTATCAGCTGGCGCCGCGCCTGCTGCGCAAGCCCCTGGCGGCCCCGGTCTTCAGTATCTATTCATCGGTCATGAACGCGCGCACGCTCGGCGGCGCGGCGATATTTGGCGTCGGCTGGGGTATCTGCGGCGTGTGCCCGGGTCCCGCGATCGCCGGTCTCGGCGCCGGCGACGGGGCCCTGCTGTTCTCGCTGTTCGGCATGCTGGCGGGCGCCTTTGTCCAGGGACGCTACTTCGGCGAGTACCCGCTGGAGGGCGCGCGACACCGCGGCTGA
- a CDS encoding EAL domain-containing protein — MNKTVALIVAVIAGFIAVAAPILFSIDLARRQSLDSEMDRVLEYARDVLRRSDRIAEQIRVAIGKLETALAVDACSDAGIELMRQVALESAYIKLIGHVSDDYLDCSALGRHGTEVPLGPVERVTSTGSAVRTNVKLPLARDTAFTVIQRGSFATFISRELSLDTSTDEEDVSLATYTPDDRKIRSSRGFIKQEWIDRSQERSQTTFFDGEYVVAVVRSPRFATGTIAALPVRYLDARARAFTLLLVPLGIVAGGVLSLAIFYLARLQLSFPSVLKAGLRRREIFLAYQPVVELATGKWVGAEALIRWRRTNGEVMRPDLFIPAAEDNGLGQRITERVMEIVARDLPRVLEADRDFHVGINLTSADLQSRETVDRLRRLFRAAGVDPRNLLVEATERGFLNADIAREVIQEIRTLGIRVAIDDFGTGYSSLAYLQSFKIDCLKIDKSFVDTLGTDAATSHVVLHIIEMAKALNLEMIAEGVETITQVQLLRELGVKYAQGYLFGRPMSLDDLIDKLSSARSEDLR; from the coding sequence GTGAACAAGACTGTTGCGCTGATCGTGGCTGTGATCGCGGGCTTCATCGCCGTGGCCGCGCCCATCCTTTTCTCCATCGATCTCGCCCGGCGGCAGAGCCTCGATAGCGAAATGGATCGCGTACTGGAGTACGCGCGCGATGTGCTGCGCCGGTCGGACCGCATCGCCGAACAGATCCGCGTCGCGATCGGGAAGCTGGAGACCGCGCTTGCCGTCGATGCCTGCTCGGACGCCGGCATCGAATTGATGCGCCAGGTCGCGCTTGAATCCGCTTATATCAAGCTTATCGGCCATGTGTCCGACGATTATCTGGATTGCTCCGCCCTGGGACGACATGGAACCGAGGTGCCACTCGGGCCGGTCGAGCGGGTCACCTCGACGGGCTCGGCCGTGCGGACCAACGTGAAACTGCCGCTCGCGCGGGATACCGCATTCACCGTGATACAGCGCGGCAGTTTCGCCACCTTCATCAGCCGGGAGCTGAGTCTCGATACCTCGACCGACGAGGAAGATGTTTCGCTGGCCACCTATACGCCGGATGACAGGAAAATCCGCTCTTCCCGCGGTTTCATCAAGCAGGAGTGGATCGACCGGTCACAGGAGCGCAGCCAGACGACATTCTTCGACGGCGAATATGTGGTTGCCGTGGTGCGCTCGCCGCGGTTCGCCACCGGCACCATCGCCGCCCTGCCGGTGCGGTATCTGGACGCGCGCGCGCGTGCCTTCACCCTGCTGCTGGTGCCGCTGGGCATCGTCGCCGGGGGGGTGCTTTCGCTCGCCATCTTTTACCTGGCGCGCCTGCAGCTGTCGTTTCCCTCCGTGCTGAAGGCCGGGCTGCGGCGCCGGGAGATCTTCCTCGCCTATCAGCCGGTGGTGGAGCTGGCCACCGGGAAGTGGGTGGGCGCCGAGGCGCTGATCCGGTGGCGCCGTACCAATGGCGAGGTCATGCGGCCGGACCTGTTCATCCCCGCCGCCGAGGACAACGGGCTCGGCCAACGCATCACGGAGCGCGTGATGGAGATCGTCGCGCGCGACCTGCCGCGGGTCCTCGAGGCGGACCGCGACTTCCACGTCGGCATCAACCTGACATCGGCGGACCTGCAGTCCCGCGAAACCGTCGACCGGCTCCGCAGACTTTTCCGCGCTGCCGGTGTTGATCCGCGCAATCTGCTGGTGGAGGCGACCGAGCGCGGTTTTCTGAACGCGGACATCGCCAGGGAGGTGATCCAGGAAATCCGCACGCTCGGCATACGCGTCGCCATCGATGATTTCGGCACCGGCTATTCCAGCCTGGCCTACCTGCAGTCGTTCAAGATCGATTGCCTGAAGATCGACAAGTCCTTCGTGGACACGCTTGGCACCGACGCGGCCACCAGCCATGTGGTGCTGCACATCATCGAAATGGCGAAGGCGCTGAACCTGGAAATGATCGCGGAAGGCGTCGAGACGATCACTCAGGTACAGTTGCTGCGTGAGCTGGGGGTGAAATACGCGCAGGGCTACCTGTTCGGGCGGCCGATGTCGCTGGATGATCTGATCGACAAACTGTCGTCGGCCCGAAGCGAGGACCTGCGATAA
- a CDS encoding carbon-nitrogen hydrolase family protein, with the protein MSAPFRVATAQYDIGFFADWSAYEAKIARWIDEAATNGAKLLVFPEYFSMELASLFGPTVYSSLEKQLDALQGLLPDFRALFTAQARRHGVHIVAGSFPVREVDGGYRNRAHLFHPDGRSDFQDKLQMTRFEDEQWLIRPGSALRVFDTALGCLGINICYDAEFPLIARRQVEAGAELIVVPSCTDTLAGYWRVRIGCQARALENQCHVVQASTVGAAPWSEGVDVNTGAAAIYTPVDRGFPADGVLAIGELDRTQWVYGDVDPAAIERVRANGQVFNHRDWTGQTRGGEAR; encoded by the coding sequence ATGAGCGCGCCCTTCCGCGTCGCCACCGCGCAGTATGACATCGGCTTCTTCGCCGACTGGTCCGCCTATGAGGCCAAGATCGCGCGCTGGATCGATGAGGCCGCCACGAATGGCGCGAAGCTGCTGGTCTTTCCCGAGTACTTCAGTATGGAGCTGGCCTCGCTGTTTGGACCGACGGTGTATTCCTCATTGGAGAAACAGCTTGACGCGCTGCAGGGTCTGTTACCGGACTTTCGCGCGCTGTTCACCGCGCAGGCGCGCAGGCATGGTGTACACATCGTCGCCGGCAGCTTCCCGGTGCGCGAGGTGGACGGCGGGTATCGCAACCGCGCTCACCTCTTTCATCCGGACGGCCGCAGCGACTTCCAGGACAAGCTGCAGATGACGCGCTTCGAGGACGAACAGTGGCTGATCCGCCCGGGCAGCGCGCTGCGCGTGTTCGATACCGCGCTCGGATGCCTTGGCATAAACATCTGCTACGACGCCGAGTTCCCGCTGATCGCGCGGCGCCAGGTCGAGGCCGGCGCGGAACTGATCGTCGTCCCGAGTTGCACCGACACCCTCGCCGGTTACTGGCGCGTGCGCATCGGCTGCCAGGCGCGCGCGCTGGAAAACCAGTGCCATGTCGTGCAGGCGAGCACCGTGGGCGCGGCGCCGTGGTCGGAGGGGGTGGACGTCAACACGGGCGCCGCCGCGATCTACACCCCGGTCGACCGCGGCTTCCCCGCCGACGGCGTGCTCGCGATCGGCGAACTCGACCGGACACAGTGGGTCTACGGCGACGTAGATCCCGCCGCGATCGAACGCGTGCGCGCGAACGGTCAGGTATTCAACCACCGCGACTGGACGGGGCAGACGCGCGGCGGCGAGGCGCGCTGA
- a CDS encoding GNAT family N-acetyltransferase, whose translation MTFRTLRGRAIEPWLGVLARLRIDVFRDYPYLYDGSLDYEENYLRAYVESPDSLAVLACDGDTPVGATTALPLADETEEFRRPFSAAGYEVERIFYCAESVLLKPYRGRGIYPRFFAAREDHARALGHFDWSAFCAVQRPDDHPLRPADYAPLDPAWTRYGYVPHPELVTSFAWKDLGESASSAKPMVFWLKPLRENPQ comes from the coding sequence ATCACCTTCAGGACTCTCCGCGGACGCGCCATCGAACCCTGGCTCGGCGTCCTGGCGCGTCTGCGCATCGATGTTTTTCGCGACTATCCCTATCTGTATGACGGCAGCCTGGACTACGAGGAAAACTATCTGCGCGCCTACGTCGAATCCCCCGACAGCCTCGCGGTACTGGCCTGCGACGGCGACACGCCGGTCGGCGCAACGACCGCGCTGCCGCTGGCGGACGAGACGGAGGAATTCCGGCGCCCGTTTTCAGCGGCCGGTTATGAGGTGGAGCGCATCTTCTACTGCGCCGAGTCGGTGCTGCTGAAACCTTACCGCGGGCGGGGCATCTATCCGCGCTTCTTTGCCGCGCGCGAGGACCACGCCCGCGCGCTCGGACACTTCGACTGGAGCGCCTTCTGCGCCGTGCAGCGGCCGGACGATCATCCGCTGCGGCCCGCCGATTACGCCCCGCTCGATCCGGCGTGGACGCGTTATGGCTACGTGCCTCACCCGGAGCTGGTGACGAGCTTCGCCTGGAAGGATCTCGGTGAATCCGCCTCCTCGGCCAAGCCGATGGTGTTCTGGCTCAAGCCGCTCCGGGAGAATCCGCAATGA
- a CDS encoding YeeE/YedE family protein, with amino-acid sequence MDLNEWFPNGYLHYLLGGLLIGGGTALLFVGAGLVGGMSGVYSSVWSWFSNAPHFQQERIRGNRDWRLVYSAGLILGAFLWLITGGTAWHTGVGAWQLLLGGFVAGFGARLSNGCTSGHGICGLAALQPPSLLAVLIFMTTAIATAHLVQAMGGA; translated from the coding sequence ATGGATCTCAACGAATGGTTTCCCAACGGCTATCTGCACTACCTGTTGGGCGGCTTGTTGATCGGCGGCGGGACGGCCCTGCTGTTCGTCGGCGCGGGCCTGGTCGGCGGCATGAGCGGCGTCTATTCGTCGGTCTGGTCCTGGTTCTCGAACGCGCCCCATTTTCAGCAGGAGCGCATCCGGGGTAATCGCGACTGGCGCCTGGTCTATTCGGCCGGGCTGATCCTCGGCGCCTTCCTCTGGCTGATCACCGGCGGAACGGCCTGGCATACGGGCGTCGGCGCCTGGCAGTTGCTGCTGGGCGGGTTCGTCGCCGGATTCGGCGCGCGGCTGTCGAACGGCTGTACCTCGGGACACGGCATCTGCGGACTGGCCGCCCTGCAGCCGCCGTCCCTGTTGGCGGTGCTGATCTTCATGACGACCGCGATCGCGACCGCGCACTTGGTGCAGGCGATGGGGGGCGCATGA
- a CDS encoding outer membrane protein transport protein, with the protein MRHHQKLVFGTAIGALIATGNAFATNGYFSHAYSVKDKGLAGASVALPQDSLAAAANPAGMVEVGNRIDAGVALFSPHRSYTVEGAPSGALGSFGLTPEKVDSDSEYFLIPHFGWNRMLDADRALGVSVYANGGMNTDWPDSAGGGAGTFFGGFFGGEAGAGVDLAQLFVNLSYAQRINDATAWGVSPILAYQRFEATGLAAFGAQGFSSDADKLTDNGHDTSFGYGARIGILSEVQTGLTLGASYQTEMRMDEFDQYRGLFAEQGGFNIPATLALGLAWETSPATTLLLDAQRIWYSDIKSVGTPMLPNLQTAQLGDDGGAGFGWEDVTVIKLGYQWVRDENWTWRIGYSRCDQPIPDSEVLFNILAPGVMEQHLTAGFTQRLGEAGEWSFAAMYAPEKEVSGANPLDPGQTITLRMDEWELAASYAWKF; encoded by the coding sequence ATGCGGCATCATCAGAAACTCGTCTTTGGGACCGCGATCGGCGCGTTGATCGCCACCGGTAACGCCTTTGCCACCAACGGGTACTTCTCGCACGCCTACAGTGTGAAGGACAAGGGACTGGCCGGCGCGAGCGTCGCCCTGCCGCAGGATTCCCTGGCCGCGGCCGCCAACCCGGCCGGCATGGTCGAGGTCGGCAACCGCATCGACGCCGGTGTGGCGCTGTTCAGCCCGCATCGCTCCTACACCGTCGAAGGGGCGCCTTCGGGCGCCCTTGGGAGTTTCGGCCTGACCCCTGAAAAAGTGGACAGCGACAGCGAATATTTCCTGATCCCGCATTTCGGCTGGAACCGGATGCTCGACGCCGACCGCGCGCTCGGCGTCAGCGTCTACGCCAACGGCGGCATGAATACCGACTGGCCGGACAGCGCCGGCGGCGGCGCCGGCACCTTCTTCGGCGGATTCTTCGGCGGTGAGGCGGGCGCCGGGGTCGATCTGGCCCAGCTCTTCGTCAACCTCAGCTACGCGCAGCGCATCAACGACGCGACCGCCTGGGGTGTCAGCCCGATCCTCGCCTACCAGCGCTTCGAGGCCACCGGCCTCGCGGCCTTCGGGGCACAGGGTTTCTCCAGCGATGCGGACAAGCTGACCGACAACGGCCACGACACCTCGTTCGGCTACGGCGCCCGCATCGGCATCCTCAGCGAGGTGCAGACCGGCCTGACGCTGGGCGCCTCCTACCAGACCGAGATGCGGATGGACGAGTTCGACCAGTATCGCGGCCTGTTCGCCGAACAGGGCGGTTTCAATATCCCCGCGACCCTGGCCCTCGGCCTGGCCTGGGAGACCTCCCCGGCCACGACGCTGCTGCTCGACGCCCAGCGCATCTGGTACAGCGACATCAAGTCGGTCGGCACCCCGATGCTGCCCAACCTGCAGACCGCGCAGCTCGGTGACGATGGCGGCGCCGGCTTCGGCTGGGAAGACGTCACCGTGATCAAACTCGGCTATCAGTGGGTGCGCGACGAGAACTGGACCTGGCGTATCGGCTACAGCCGTTGCGACCAGCCGATCCCGGACAGCGAGGTGCTGTTCAACATCCTCGCGCCCGGCGTGATGGAGCAGCACCTCACCGCCGGTTTCACCCAGCGCCTCGGCGAGGCCGGCGAATGGAGCTTCGCCGCGATGTACGCGCCGGAGAAGGAGGTCAGCGGCGCGAATCCGCTCGACCCCGGCCAGACCATCACGCTGCGCATGGACGAGTGGGAGCTGGCGGCCAGCTACGCCTGGAAGTTCTGA
- a CDS encoding SDR family oxidoreductase, protein MDYGLRDKRALVTGSTAGIGLAAAQALAAEGARVTVNGRTEARVAAAVNHLQAAFPGASVDGIAADLSTAAGCQALIRRLPELDILVNNLGIFEPKPFGEIPDEDWLRFFETNVLSGVRLARHYVAGMRARNWGRIVFVSSESALQIPVEMIHYGMTKTAQLAVARGLAESLAGTGVTVNSVLPGPTTSEGVGEFVAGMAAAHGVDVATIEREFFEAARPSSILRRFTTPDEVAAMIAYVCSAQASATTGAALRVDGGVVRAIA, encoded by the coding sequence ATGGACTATGGTCTGCGTGACAAACGGGCGCTGGTGACGGGATCGACCGCGGGCATCGGGCTCGCGGCGGCGCAGGCGCTGGCGGCGGAAGGCGCGCGCGTGACGGTGAACGGCCGCACGGAGGCGCGGGTGGCGGCGGCGGTGAACCACCTGCAGGCCGCCTTCCCCGGCGCGTCCGTCGACGGCATCGCCGCCGATCTCTCCACCGCCGCCGGCTGCCAGGCCCTGATCCGGCGCCTGCCGGAACTCGACATCCTCGTCAACAATCTCGGCATCTTCGAGCCGAAACCCTTCGGGGAGATTCCGGACGAGGACTGGCTGCGTTTCTTCGAGACCAACGTGCTCAGCGGCGTCCGCCTGGCGCGCCATTACGTGGCCGGCATGCGCGCGCGCAACTGGGGACGCATCGTGTTCGTGTCGAGCGAGTCCGCGCTGCAGATCCCGGTCGAGATGATCCACTACGGCATGACCAAGACGGCGCAGCTCGCGGTCGCGCGCGGCCTGGCCGAGAGCCTCGCCGGCACCGGCGTCACCGTCAACAGCGTGCTGCCCGGGCCGACCACCTCCGAGGGCGTCGGCGAATTCGTGGCCGGGATGGCGGCGGCGCACGGCGTGGACGTCGCGACCATCGAGCGCGAATTCTTCGAGGCCGCGCGGCCCTCCTCGATCCTCCGGCGCTTCACCACCCCGGACGAGGTGGCGGCGATGATCGCCTACGTCTGCAGCGCGCAGGCCTCGGCCACCACCGGCGCGGCGCTGCGCGTCGACGGCGGCGTGGTGCGGGCCATCGCCTGA